The Dendrosporobacter quercicolus genome window below encodes:
- the kdsB gene encoding 3-deoxy-manno-octulosonate cytidylyltransferase, with product MNILCVIPARYASTRLPGKPLLDIAGQPMIQRVYERAKQAKRPSTVLVATDHQAVYRAVEAFGGAAMLTSPEHPTGTDRLAEVAVSFPAADIIINVQGDEPLIEPQVIDDLAAAFDDDQALAMATLMTPLSEAEQHNPNVVKVITDLKGYALYFSRSLIPYPRVRLNDAPVYKHLGLYAYRREFLLKYARLAPTPLESVESLEQLRALEHGYRIKVIKTDFQTVGVDTPEDLALVNKLLSGKGG from the coding sequence ATGAATATTCTTTGTGTTATACCAGCCCGCTATGCGTCTACCCGGCTGCCGGGCAAGCCGCTGCTGGATATTGCCGGCCAGCCGATGATTCAGCGCGTTTACGAACGGGCCAAACAAGCTAAACGTCCGTCAACTGTGCTGGTGGCGACCGACCATCAGGCGGTTTACCGGGCCGTAGAGGCTTTTGGCGGGGCGGCAATGCTGACTTCACCGGAGCATCCCACCGGGACCGACCGGCTGGCGGAGGTGGCTGTCAGCTTTCCGGCGGCCGATATTATCATCAATGTACAGGGTGATGAACCATTAATCGAACCGCAGGTGATCGACGACCTGGCCGCCGCTTTTGACGATGACCAGGCTTTGGCAATGGCAACGCTGATGACTCCCCTGAGCGAAGCCGAACAGCATAATCCCAATGTGGTAAAAGTTATTACCGACCTTAAAGGCTACGCCCTTTACTTTTCGCGCTCACTCATTCCGTATCCCCGGGTAAGGCTGAATGACGCACCGGTATATAAGCACCTGGGCCTTTATGCTTACCGCCGGGAGTTTCTGCTTAAGTACGCCCGGCTGGCGCCAACGCCTTTAGAAAGTGTAGAATCACTGGAACAGCTGCGGGCGCTTGAGCATGGCTATCGAATTAAGGTCATCAAAACAGACTTTCAGACGGTTGGCGTAGATACGCCCGAGGATCTGGCGCTGGTGAACAAGCTGCTGAGCGGCAAAGGCGGGTAA
- the kdsA gene encoding 3-deoxy-8-phosphooctulonate synthase encodes MNTVNIGSITVGGRQPVALIAGPCVIEGYERSLKIGRAIKDIATRLGMPYIFKASFDKANRSSYASFRGPGLEEGLAILQKIKQELGVPVVSDIHDVSQVSAAAGVLDILQIPAFLSRQTDLVYQAALTGKAVNVKKGQFLAPNDMKNVITKMREAGNENILLTERGASFGYNNLVVDMRGLAIMRSFGYPVVFDATHSVQLPGGAGTSSAGQREFVSYLTRAAVAVGVDVLFMEVHDNPPEALCDGPNMLYVDQLEDLLRDVLAIDNVIRRHK; translated from the coding sequence ATGAATACCGTTAATATCGGCTCTATCACGGTGGGAGGCAGACAGCCGGTGGCGCTGATTGCCGGACCCTGCGTAATAGAAGGTTATGAACGTTCCCTGAAGATTGGCCGGGCGATTAAAGATATCGCCACTCGGCTGGGGATGCCTTATATTTTTAAAGCATCCTTCGATAAGGCCAACCGCTCTTCTTACGCTTCATTTCGCGGCCCCGGCCTGGAGGAAGGCTTAGCCATTCTGCAAAAAATCAAACAGGAGCTTGGCGTGCCGGTTGTCAGTGATATTCATGATGTTTCCCAGGTTTCAGCCGCCGCAGGTGTGCTGGATATTTTGCAAATCCCGGCTTTTTTGTCACGGCAGACCGACCTGGTGTATCAGGCGGCCCTGACCGGGAAAGCCGTTAATGTAAAAAAAGGTCAGTTTTTAGCGCCAAACGATATGAAAAACGTCATTACCAAGATGCGCGAAGCCGGTAATGAAAACATCCTGCTGACCGAACGCGGCGCCAGCTTTGGTTATAACAATCTGGTGGTCGATATGCGCGGCCTGGCGATCATGCGTTCTTTTGGCTATCCGGTGGTATTTGACGCCACGCACAGCGTGCAGCTGCCCGGCGGGGCCGGCACCAGCTCGGCCGGACAGCGCGAGTTTGTCAGCTATCTGACCAGGGCTGCTGTGGCGGTGGGCGTTGACGTCCTGTTTATGGAAGTCCATGACAACCCGCCGGAGGCCCTGTGCGACGGACCCAACATGCTGTATGTCGACCAGCTCGAGGATCTGCTGCGCGACGTACTGGCCATCGACAATGTAATCAGACGGCATAAATAA
- a CDS encoding KpsF/GutQ family sugar-phosphate isomerase has product MIIEQARQVLKTEAAAIERLIPLINGQFTAAVQLILECKGRVIVTGMGKPGLVGRKIAATMASTGTPAFFLHPAEGIHGDLGMVTAEDVVLALSNSGETGEIVGILPTLKRIGVPIIALCGQAESTLAKTADIFLDVSVEQEACPLGLAPTSSTTATMAMGDALAVVLLAERKFTRENFALYHPGGSLGRKLLLTVERVMHSDEDNPVVTLDKTVKEALFVMTAKGLGATSVVDDQGKLTGLVTDGDIRRGLERGHEFLDKPVTELMTKNPRTITADKLAAQALHVMEKNKPRPITVLPVVDGEERAIGIIHLTDLLRQGVV; this is encoded by the coding sequence ATGATTATTGAACAGGCAAGACAAGTGTTGAAAACAGAGGCTGCGGCGATTGAGCGGCTGATTCCGCTGATCAACGGACAATTTACGGCAGCAGTTCAACTGATTCTGGAATGCAAGGGCCGGGTGATCGTTACCGGGATGGGCAAACCCGGTTTGGTGGGCCGGAAGATTGCCGCTACGATGGCCAGTACCGGTACGCCGGCTTTTTTTCTTCATCCGGCGGAAGGCATTCATGGCGATCTTGGCATGGTAACCGCCGAGGATGTCGTGCTGGCTTTATCCAACAGCGGCGAGACCGGAGAGATTGTCGGCATACTGCCGACGCTGAAGCGCATTGGAGTGCCAATTATTGCCCTTTGCGGTCAGGCGGAATCCACTTTGGCTAAAACGGCCGACATTTTTCTTGATGTCAGTGTTGAGCAGGAGGCTTGCCCGCTGGGGCTGGCGCCCACTTCCAGCACGACGGCAACGATGGCCATGGGCGATGCCCTGGCGGTGGTGTTATTGGCTGAGCGCAAGTTCACCCGGGAAAATTTTGCTCTGTACCATCCCGGCGGTTCACTGGGACGCAAGCTGTTATTGACGGTCGAGCGGGTGATGCACAGCGACGAGGATAACCCGGTTGTCACCCTGGATAAAACAGTCAAGGAAGCTTTGTTTGTGATGACCGCCAAGGGGCTTGGCGCTACCTCGGTGGTGGATGATCAGGGCAAACTGACCGGTCTGGTGACCGATGGCGACATCCGGCGCGGTCTGGAAAGAGGCCATGAGTTTTTGGATAAGCCGGTGACCGAGCTGATGACGAAAAATCCCCGGACCATTACCGCCGATAAGCTGGCGGCTCAGGCTTTGCATGTGATGGAGAAAAATAAACCCCGTCCAATTACAGTATTGCCGGTGGTTGACGGGGAGGAGCGGGCAATTGGTATTATTCACCTTACTGACTTATTACGTCAAGGAGTGGTATAA
- a CDS encoding KdsC family phosphatase: MDSKTRARRIKLLIFDVDGVLTNGRIIIGRDGEAAKEFYAQDGLGIAIAHRAGLKTAIITGRTSDMVRLRSTELKITDVYQGTMSKTAALQELAAKYHLNLAEIGYVGDDLIDLPVMVQVGLACAVANAVPEVKARAHYITGSAGGNGAAREVIELILTAQNKWAGIIEAYTCSVPADSAQ, translated from the coding sequence ATGGATAGTAAGACCCGGGCCCGCCGCATTAAACTATTGATTTTTGATGTTGACGGGGTATTGACCAACGGCCGGATTATCATTGGCCGGGACGGTGAGGCCGCCAAGGAATTTTACGCGCAGGATGGCCTGGGAATTGCAATCGCTCACCGGGCGGGTCTTAAAACTGCCATCATTACCGGTCGCACAAGTGACATGGTTCGCTTGCGCAGTACGGAACTGAAAATAACCGATGTTTATCAAGGGACAATGAGCAAAACAGCAGCCCTGCAGGAACTGGCCGCCAAATATCACCTGAATTTGGCTGAAATTGGCTATGTTGGCGATGATCTTATTGATCTGCCAGTGATGGTTCAGGTCGGTTTGGCTTGTGCGGTGGCGAATGCCGTTCCCGAAGTCAAGGCCAGGGCCCACTATATTACCGGCAGCGCCGGCGGCAATGGCGCGGCCCGTGAAGTGATTGAGCTGATTTTAACCGCCCAGAATAAGTGGGCCGGGATCATCGAAGCCTACACCTGTTCAGTACCGGCTGATTCAGCGCAATAA